Genomic segment of Buchnera aphidicola (Aphis nerii):
TTAAATGCAAGTTTAATTGGAGAATCAGAAGCTAAAGAACGTCGACTTCAAATTACACAGGAAGCTGATTTTTATGGTTCTATGGATGGAGCAAGCAAATTTGTTCGAGGTGATGCAATTGCTGGTATTTTAATTATGATTCTTAATGTGTTTGGAGGCTTAATTATTGGAATATTTCAACATAATATGTTATTAACCAAAGCAGCAGAAGTTTACACTTTATTAACTATAGGAGATGGTTTGGTTGCTCAAATACCTGCATTGGTAATTTCCACAGCAGCTGGTGTAATTGTTACTAGAGTTAGCACTAATCAAAATGTTGGTGAACAAATGATTAGTCAGTTGTTTTCTAATTCTCAAGTTATTTTGTTAAGTGCTGTTGTTTTAGGTATTCTTGGTTTAGTTCCTGGTATGCCAAATATAATATTTTTAGTTTTTACAATAGTATTATTTGTTCTTTCTTGGTGGTTAAATCAAAAAAAATATGTTTTTAAAAGTGATATTTCTTCAAATTATAATGATCAATATAAACCAATTTTAAAAACAACTTCTGAAGCTTCTTGGAATGATGTTGAATTAGAAGATCCTATAAGAATAGAAATTGGATTAAATTTAATTCCTATTATAGATTCTAAAAAAAGCGATAATTTATTAGAAAAAATTCACATTGTTCGTAAAAAGGTTGCAAAAGAAGTTGGTTTTTTACCACCTTTAGTACATATTAAAAATAATGTAAATTTAATTGGCAGTGCATATCGTATTTTTATTAAAGGTTTAGAAGTAGGTAACGGAAAATGTTTTTATGGAAAATTAATGGCTATTTCTACTGGTAATGAAATAGAATCATTACCCTTTGACAAAGTTATCGAACCTACTTTTGGTTTGTATGGTTATTGGATTGAAAAATCTTTTCAAATAGAAGCTGAACAAAAAGGATATTCTGTAGTTGACTCAAGTTCCGTCATTGCAACACATTTAAATTTTTTAATTTTAAAGCATATTAATGAATTATTTGGTCGTTATGAAACTCAACAATTATTAGAACGTGTTAACGCGACAATACCTAAATTAGCAGAAGATTTAATACCTAATGTAATTGATTTGACAACTCTACATAAAATTTTAAAAAATTTACTTTTAGAGAAAGTTCCAATACGAGATATGCGTACTATTTTAGAAACGTTATCAGAACATGCTATTAATCAAAAAGATTCTAATGAATTAACTAGTATTGTTCGAATTTCCTTAAGTAAACTTATACTACAAAAATTATTTTATAAAAAAAATATTATTGAAGTTATTGTATTAGAAACAAGTTTGGAAAAATTATTATTAGATAGTTTAAAAGGTGAAAAAGTTAATATAGAACCAGGTTTATCTGAAGTTTTATTGTTAAAAACTAAAGAAATAATTGAAAAACAAAAATTAATTCATGCTCCGATTGTTTTATTAGTACCGCATCCTCTACGATTATTTTTATCTAAATTTTTACGTATTCATTTTCCAGAATTAACTGTTTTATCTCAGTTTGAAATTACAGAATTAAATAATATAAAAGTTACTAATGTGATTGGAAGTTCATAACATTTTAAAAAGTACAGATTGGTGTGGTTTTAAGTGGTACGTTTCATTAGTACTACATTATTTCCTCACCTTACTGATATTAAAATAATCTTATTTTTACATTTTTTTTAGTATTTTTATTCCTAAAATATTAAGTCCTTTTTTTAATGTTTTTGCTGTTAAGAAACATAATTTTAATCTACTTTTACTAGTTTTAATTTTTTTATTAAATAAAATTGAGCAATGTTCATAAAAATTAGAAAAATATGTGGCTAATTTATAAAGATAATTACACATAATGTGTGGGGTTCCATTTTTTTCTATTATTGAAATAATTTCTTCAAATTCTAATATTTTAATTGCTAATTTAATTTCACTATCTTTAGTCAAAATAATTTTTTCTGAAATTTTATGTATGTGTATCATAGACTTTTTTAAAATAGATGTAATTCTTGTATAAGCATATTGTATATAAGGAGAGGTATTACCTTCAAATGTCAACATAGTATCCCAATCAAATATATAATTAGTATTTCTATTTTTAGATAAATCAGCATATTTTACTGCGCTAATTCCTATGATATTTGATAACTTAATAAGTTTTTGATTAGATAAATTGGGTTTTTTTTGCTTAATTAAATTTTTAGCTCTATTTATTGCTTCTTCTAATAATTGATTAAGTTTGATAGTGTTTCCATCACGAGTTTTAAAAGGACGTTTATTTTTAGATAGCATCATTCCGAATGTATGATGTTCTAATAAAAAATTTTTAGGAATATAACTAGCTTTTTGAGCAATAGTCCAAGCTTGTAATAAATGTTGATGTTGACGTAAATCAGTATAGTATATAATTCGATCAGCACGTAATGTTTCATATCTATATTTTATACAAGCAATATCAGTTGTTGAATATAGATAAGCTGTGTCTTGTTTTTGTATCACTACTCCCATAGGTTGACCTAATCTATTTTGAAATTCATTCAAAAAAACAATAATAGATCCATTTTTTTCTATAGCTATTTTTTTTGCTTTAAGATCTTCCACAATATTCGGAAGCATTTTATTGTATAAACTTTCTCCCATAGTATGTTTTTTATTTAACGTTACATTAAGTTTTTTATATATTTTATAGTTATAATTCATTGTAATTGAGACGAGTTTTTTCCAAATAAAAAAGCAATTTTTATCTCCATTCTGTAATTTAACTACATATTTTTTTGATTGTTTTTCAAAGTTTTTATCTGAATCATATTTTTTTTTTGATTTACAATAAAATTTTTCAATTTCTTTTAGTGAAATAAGATTTTTTTTTAATTTGTTTTCTGTTTGCTTGTATTTTAAATATGCAATTAACATTCCAAATTGTGTACCCCAGTCTCCAATATGATTTGCTCTGATTACATGATGACCTAAGAATTCTAAAGCTCTTACTGTAACATCTCCTATAATTGTGGATCTCAGATGTCCTATGTGCATTTCTTTCGCTATATTTGGAGAAGAATAATCAATTACTATTCTTTTTTTAGGGTAAACATGTTTGATACCTAGACGACTTGATGTAAATACTTCTTCTAATTTTTCTGACAACCAATTCTGATTAATAAAAATATTGACATAACCAGGATGAGAAAATGTTATTTTCTTGTACATACTTTTTATATTAAGAAAAAGAAATATTTTTTTATACAAATCATATGGTTGGATATTAATTTTATTAGATATTTTTATAAAATTATCAACTTGATAATTTCCGAATTCTGGTTTTTTACTCGATATAATTAATGGTTTACAACAAATTTTTAAATTGGTATTAATTAAAGCTTGTTCAATATCTTTTTTTATTATATATTTTATTTTCATTTAAATCCTTTATTATCGTTTATAAATATAAATAAACATATTATTAATTTAACATATTTTTTAAAAAATTAAATTTATTGATTGATAAATATAATATTTTTACGTTAACAAGTAAAATATTAAATTTTAATAAAATATTAAATTTTATATATTAAAAAAAATAATTTATTTATATTTCGAAAATTTAATATCAAATATTAAAAATTAAAATTTTTATTTAGAATATTTTAATTAATTAAAATGATAATTAATTTAATTAAAAGGTTGACAAGATATAAAAAAAAATGTAATCTCTTATGTAAATCTTCAAATAAGTAATTAAAAAGTAACAACGCTCTTTAAAAAAATATTAGATAATTTGTGTGGGCACCAAAAATTAAGTACATAAAATTTGTTTACCTTTAAATTTCCTAAATTTTATTTAGGAAACGTTTTAAAAATTGAAGAGTTTGATCATGGCTCAGATTGAACGCTGGCGGCAAGCCTAACACATGCAAGTCGAGCGGCAGCGAAAGAAAGCTTGCTTTCTTGTCGGCGAGCGGCAAACGGGTGAGTAATATCTGGGAATCTGCCCAAAAGAGGGGGATAACTACTAGAAATGGTAGCTAATACCGCATAAAGTTGAAAAACCAAAGTGGGGGACTATAAAAAGCCTCATGCTTTTGGATGAGCCCAGATGAGATTAGCTTGTTGGTAAGGTAAAAGCTTACCAAGGCTACGATCTCTAGCTGGTCTGAGAGGATAACCAGCCACACTGGAACTGAGACACGGTCCAGACTCCTACGGGAGGCAGCAGTGGGGAATATTGCACAATGGGCGAAAGCCTGATGCAGCTATGCCGCGTGTATGAAGAAGGCCTTAGGGTTGTAAAGTACTTTCAGCGGGGAGGAAAAAAACAAAACTAATAATTTTGTTTATTGACGTTACCCGAAGAAGAAGCACCGGCTAACTCCGTGCCAGCAGCCGCGGTAATACGGAGGGTGCTAGCGTTAATCAGAATTACTGGGCGTAAAGAGCACGTAGGTGGTTTTTTAAGTCAGATGTGAAATCCCTGGGCTCAACCTAGGAACTGCATTTGAAACTGAAATACTAGAGTATCGTAGAGGGAGGTAGAATTCTAGGTGTAGCGGTGAAATGCGTAGATATCTGGAGGAATACCCGTGGCGAAAGCGGCCTCCTAAACGAATACTGACACTGAGGTGCGAAAGCGTGGGGAGCAAACAGGATTAGATACCCTGGTAGTCCATGCCGTAAACGATGTCGACTTGGAGGTTGTTTCCAAGAGAAGTGACTTCCGAAGCTAACGCATTAAGTCGACCGCCTGGGGAGTACGGCCGCAAGGCTAAAACTCAAATGAATTGACGGGGGCCCGCACAAGCGGTGGAGCATGTGGTTTAATTCGATGCAACGCGAAAAACCTTACCTGGTCTTGACATCCACAGAATTTCTTAGAAATAAGAAAGTGCCTTCGGGAACTGTGAGACAGGTGCTGCATGGCTGTCGTCAGCTCGTGTTGTGAAATGTTGGGTTAAGTCCCGCAACGAGCGCAACCCTTATCCCCTGTTGCCATCGGTTAGGCCGGGAACTCAGAGGAGACTGCCGGTTATAAACCGGAGGAAGGTGGGGACGACGTCAAGTCATCATGGCCCTTACGACCAGGGCTACACACGTGCTACAATGGTTTATACAAAGAGAAGCAAATCTGCAAAGACAAGCAAACCTCATAAAGTAAATCGTAGTCCGGACTGGAGTCTGCAACTCGACTCCACGAAGTCGGAATCGCTAGTAATCGTGGATCAGAATGCCACGGTGAATACGTTCCCGGGCCTTGTACACACCGCCCGTCACACCATGGGAGTGGGTTGCAAAAGAAGCAGATTTCCTAACCCTTTTAGGGAAGGCGTCTACCACTTTGTGATTCATGACTGGGGTGAAGTCGTAACAAGGTAACCGTAGGGGAACCTGCGGTTGGATCACCTCCTTAAAAAAATATACTTTTTTTTGAAGTGCCCACACAAATTATCTAATAAAACTTTCTTAGAAAGGCTTGTAGCTCAGATGGTAAGAGCGCACCCCTGATAAGGGTGAGGTCGGTGGTTCAACTCCACTCAGGCCTACCATATATCAGCAATAATATTACATCTGGCATGGGGCTATAGCTCAGCTGGGAGAGCGCCTGCCTTGCACGCAGGAGGTCAGCGGTTCAATCCCGCTTAGCTCCAAAATTATCTTTTAATTTTCTTAAATAACAAAAAATTTCGAAACTACATTTATTAAAATCTATAATTCTTCTTAAATAAATATCATCTGTTCTTAAAAAGATATTAACTTTTCTTTCTTTCTTAAGAAAAAAAGGTGGGATTTTCTTTTTAAGAAATATTTTTTCTTTGACTTCTTGAAAATAATATTTAAGATATTGATCTTCTGGTAAAATATGCATAGAAAAAATTAAATTAGATAAAGTATATTCATGACCACAACATAAAATAGTATCTTCTGGAAATGATTTAATTAATTGAATAGAATAATACATGTTTGAATAATTATTCTGAAAAACTCGACCACATCCAGCTGAAAAAATAGTATCTCCACAAAATAAATATGGATTTAAATAATATGAAACATGATTTAATGTATGACCAGGGGTAGAAATAACATAAATTTTTTTATCTAATAGATAAATTTTATCCCCCCCTTTTACGATTTTATGAACGCTATGTTTTTTGGTCTCTTTAGGGCCGTAAATAATAATATCAGGATATTTTTGTAATATTTTTTTTATACCGTCTGTATGATCTCTATGATTATGCGTTAATAAAATTGCTTCTGGTTTCCATTTTTTTTCAATGATTTTTTTTATTACAACGTCTGATAATCCTGGATCAATAATAATACAAGAGTTGTTTTTATTATATAATATCCAAATATAGTTATCTTTTAGTACATATATATTTGTTAAAATCATCATTTTCTCTTTAATTTATCAAAAAAAATTTTTTCATAAAATAAATCATACATCAATGGGTTTTTTGCAGATTTACGTGCAATCTTATCACATAGTTCGTTTTCTACATGACCTATATGTGCTTTTATCCAAAACCATTTTATGACATGTTTTTCTAATAAGTTATTAATACGTAACCATAAATCTATGTTTTTTACTGATTTTTTATTCACTGTTTTCCATTTTTTTTTTTTCCATTGATAAATCCATTTTGTTACTCCTTGTTTTACATAATTACTATCTGTAAAAACCTCAACAATACAAGGTTGTTTTAAAGATTCTAAGCCATAGACTATAGCCATTAATTCCATTCTTTTTTTTAACTGCTAATAATAGAATGGAATTAATGGCTATAGTCTATGGCGTAGAATCTTTAAATTTTCCTTTTTTTTTTTTTCCATTGATAAATCCATTTTGTTACTCCTTGTTTTACATAATTACTATCTGTAAAAACCTCAACAATACAAGGTTGTTTTAAAGATTCTAAGCCATAGACTATAGCCATTAATTCCATTCTATTATTAGTAGTTAAAAAAAAGCCAGAAGTTAATATTTTTTCTTTAACTTTATAACGTAATATAGCAGCATATCCACCAGAACCTGGATTTCCAAGACAAGAACCATCTGTAAATATTTTTACTAATTTTAACATTATATTAAATATCCTAACAACTAGTTAAATAAAAATGATAAATAATCGGAAAAGAATAATTGCATTAGATACTGAAACTACTGGTATGAACAGCTCTACTAAACCCTTTATTAACCATAGAATTATTGAAATTGGAGCTGTTGAAATTATTAATCGTCATTTCACAGGAAATAATTTTCATGTTTATATTAAACCTAATAGATTAATAGACTCAAGTGCTTTAAAAATTCATGGAATAACTGATGATTTTTTATTAGACAAACCATTATTTAAAAATATAGCTAAAGATTTTTTTAATTATATTAAAGGTTCTAATTTAGTAATTCATAATTCATTATTTGATATAGGTTTTATAAATCAAGAATTTTCTTTGTTAAAAAATAAAACAATAGACATATCAAAATTTTGTTATATTATTGATACTTTAAAAATGGCTAGAAAATTATTTCCTGGAAAAAAAAATACATTAGACGCACTTTGTAACCGATATAAAATAAAAAATTCTCATAGAATTTTACACGGAGCACTTTTAGATTCTTTTTTATTAGGTAGATTATATCTTTTAATGACTAGTGGTCAAGAATCTATGTCTTTTTACAATAACGTTGAAGATATAAAAAATTTTGAATCTTGTGGTAAATTAATAATAAATGAAAAAAAATCTTTAAAAATATTAAAAGCGAATAAAGAAGAAGTAAAAAATCATGAGAAATATATAAAACATATAAAATATTTAAAATAAAAAATATGCTTATAAATATTAAATTATTAATAACTATAAAAAGATGATTGACTGATTTTTTTAAAATATGTACAATAATGATATAAATGAGGTGCGGTAGTTCAGTCGGTTAGAATACTGGCCTGTCACGCCGGGGGTCGCGGGTTCGAGTCCCGTCCGCACCGAAAAAAATATTTTACTTTTTTCAAATTAAGTTCGAATGATGTATAAAAAAACAATTTGTTCTGAATTAAGTTCTGCTTTAGATGTATTAAAAAATTTTTTAAAAAATACAAATCAAATAAAAAATATTGAAAAATCTGCTATTTTAATAGCAAAAGCATTTAAAAATAATAATAAAGTTATATCTTGTGGAAATGGAGGTTCACATTGTGATGCCATTCATTTTGCAGAAGAATTAACTGGATTATATAGAGAAAAAAGATCAGGATATCCTGCAATACCTATTTCAGATACTGCTCATATTTCTGCTATAGGAAATGATTTTGGATATGAATTTATTTTTTCACGTTATATAGAAAGTATAGGAAATTTCAATGATATATTATTAGCAATTTCTACTTCAGGTAATTCTAAAAATATAATCAATGCAATAAAAAAAGCACGTGAAAAAAAAATGAAGGTAATTGTTTTAACAGGAAATGATGGCGGAAAAATTAAAAAATTATCTGATATAGAAATTTGTGTACCATATTATGGTTATTCAGATCGAATACAAGAAATGCATATAAAAATTATTCATATATTAATCTTAATTATTGAAAAAGAAATGAAAAACAACGAATCGTTATTTTCATTTCAATAGTTTACAATCCTAAAATAACTACAAATTATTTCCACTTTTCTAATAAATACTATTTTATAGTTTTGGAATTTTTTATGAGTGAGAAATATATTGTTACTTGGGATATGCTTCAAATTTATACTAGAAAGTTAGCTAATCGATTATTTAAAATAAATTCTTGGAATGGAATTATTGCTGTTAGCAGAGGAGGATTAGTTCCTGCTTCTTTATTAGCAAGGGAATTAGGTATTCGATATGTTGATACCATATGTATTGCAAGTTATAATTACAACTGTTTACAAAAAAATAGAAAAATTATAAAAAAAACAAAAAGTAATAGTGAAAAAATTATCGTAGTAGATGATCTTGTTGATACAGGTGGAACTGCAAATATTATTCGAAAATTATATCCAAAAGCATATTTTGTAACTGTTTTTGCAAAACCAATGGGTAAATTGCTAGTAGATGATTATGTGATTGATGTTGATCAAAATATATGGATAGAACAACCTTGGGATATGTCCATATCTTATATACCACCTATTATTAACAAAAAATAAAATTTTGACGGATTTTTCGTAAAAACAAGTATTAAAGTATATTTATAAAAATATATGAAAGGATGTATTTATGATGAATGAAATAAAAATAAAAGATGCTACAAATAAAAAAGAAATAGATAATAAAAATGATAATTCAATAGTTTTTTTTAAAAATAAGCTAGAAATTTCTAAAAAAAAAATAGAAGAGATGATTTTAAAACAAAATGACGAAATTTTTAAAATAAAAAATCGATTAAATAGTGAAGTTCAAAAACATCAAAACTTTTCTTTAGAAAAAATAATTACTGAATTTCTTTCAATCATTGATAATATTGAACGCGCTGTAAATTTAATAAAACAAAAAAAAGAAAATAAATATATTGAAATTTTAAAAAATATTGAACATGTTATGTTTTTAATTAATAATATGTTTACTGAATTTAATGTATCGAAAATAAATGATATAAAAATTCCATTTAATCCTGATGTGCATCAAGCTATATCTGTTCAATATACTGATAAAATGAAGTCTAATCAAGTTATTGAAGTGATGCAATCTGGTTATATAATTTGTAATTCTCGTTTATTGCGTCCCGCAATGGTTGTCGTTTCAAAAAATTAAATTATAAAATTCTTAAGATATAAAAAATTAGTAATTTTATTTTTTAATTTCATATAATTTAAAATTATATATTACTTTTATTTTTTCAAAGCATTATATTTTTTTCTTCTTCTTTCTTTGGGATCTATGATTAAATTTCTATAAATTTCAATTCGATCTCCATTTTTTATTTTTTTATTTAAATGAACTATTTTATTATAAATACCTACGTTATTTTTATAAAACTTAATATTTTTAACTATTTTGATTAAATTTGAAGCAAAAATAGCATCTTTTACAGTTGAATTAGATTTCATATAAATTTTTTTAATATATTGTACATCTGGTAAAGCATATACTACTGTTACCTGAATCATATTCATAGCATGAAATTTTTTATATTTTTTATATAAAATGTATTAACAAATTTTTTTTAAAAAATCAATCTTTTTAATATATTTAAATGATTTTTTTTTGGACTATATCTAACTATGTTAAATAAAAAAAAACATAATTTAAAATCTTCTACTATTTGTGTAAACAAAAAAGCACATTATAATTATTTTATAGAAGAAGTCTTTCAATCAGGTTTAGTTCTGAAAGGATGGGAAATTAAATCTATTCGATTAGGTAAAATAAATATTTCAGAAAGTTATATTAGTAACTATTCGCATGAAATGTATCTTTGCAATGCTATTATTGAACCTTTAAATACTATTTCTAACCATTTTCCTTGTGATCCTGTAAGAAAAAGAAAATTGCTTTTACACAAAAATGAAATGAATTATTTATCTATAAAAAAAAATAAAATAGGTTATACTTTAATTGCACTTTCTTTATTATGGAAAAAATCCTGGTGTAAATTAAGTTTTGGTTTAGCTAAAGGTAAAAACAAAATAGATAAAAGAAATGCAGATAAACAAAATACATGGAAAAAAGAAAAATTAAAAATACTTAAAAAAACTAAAATTATATGTTAAAAAATTTTATGAAATCTGATCAAGATGAATATTGGATGAAAGTTGCTCTTAAATATGCATATCATGCTGAAAAAAACGGGGAAATACCTATAGGTGCTGTATTAGTTTTAAAAGAAAAAATAATTGGAATAGGATGGAACAGTTCTATTATTAAAAATGATCCTACTGCTCATGCTGAAATTATAGCATTACGTCAAGCTGGTAAGAATATAAATAATTATAGATTAAATAAAACTACATTATATGTTACATTACAACCTTGTTTAATGTGTTGCGGAGCTATTATACATAGTCGTATTGAAAGATTAGTATTTGGAGCTAGTTATAAAAAAGATAAAAAAAATTTATTTAAAAATATTTTGTTAGAACTACAAGATAAATGCAAATTAAAAGTTCAGAAAAATATTATGCAATATCAATGTTCTCAAATATTAATTAATTTTTTTAAAAGTAAAAGAAAATCATTTATTATAACCAATTAATTTTCTAAAATTACTATAGCATATGCATATGATTTTTGATCAGAGATGCTGACATGTACAGATTTACAATTTATTTCGTTGATTTTATTCAAAGAATTATCTAAAAAACGTATCTTAGGTTTTCCTAAAAAATCATTATATAATTCTATTTGATTAAATGTTATTCCATGATTTATTCCCGTTCCTAACGCTTTAGAAACGGCTTCTTTAGCTGCAAATTTTTTAGCAATAAAATTAATTTTATTTCTAGATATAATATATTTCTTCCATTCTTTATAAGATAAAATCCTTTTAGCAAACTTATTTTCAAATTTTGAAACTATTTTTTTTATACGCTTGATTTCAATAATATCCGTTCCTATACCTATAATAGACATGTATTTAATTTCCTTTGATATTTTAATAAAATTGATAATTTTATTTTTAAAATTAGTTAAAATATTTTAAGTATTTTAACTAATTTTAAAAAATAAATTAATTTTTAATTTTTTCTGTTACCCATATTAATAAATATACTTTTTTGTTATTTTGTTTTTCAATATTTTGTCTAGATAACATGCTGATTTTTTTGATCATATTTCCTTGATGACCAATGACAATTTTTTTTTGGTTTGCATTATTTACATAAATAATCGCATGAATATGTAGTTTTTTAAATTCATATTTAATTGATTCAATTTTTACTCTTAATAATGATGGTAACTCATCTCTTAAAAAAATTATTAATTGTTTGCGAATAACTTCAGATATCGAAAATTCAAAAGAATTTGTCGTGATATAATTTTTAGGAAAAATATGATAATTTTTTGGTAAATATTTTTTAATAATTTTTTCTAAGTAGACAATATTTTTTGTTTTTTTTATTGAAATAGGAATAATTTCTGTTGAATCAGTTTTTTTTGAAAGAATATTGATATACGATAAAATATCACTTTTATGTAATAATTTATCAATTTTATTTATTATATAAACTATTGGAATATTAATTTTTTTTATTTTATTAAAGATCATTTCATCTTCTTTTTTCCATATATTTCGATCTATAATAAATAAAATCAAATTTGTATTTTTTATTACTTTTAAGTTTTTTATATTATTATCATAAACTCCAGGCGTATCTATATAAATAAATTGATAAGAATTAATAGTCTTAATACCTATAATATTAGTTTGTGTTGTATTTTTCTTCTTTGAGATAATAGAAATATTTTTACCAATTATTTTATTAATAAAAGTAGATTTTCCAACATTTTGTCTACCCACGATAGTTATATATCCACAAAATTTTTCTTTTTTATTCACTCTACACCTAATTGAATTAGCGCTTTTTTAGCTGCATCTTGTTCGGCTTTTCTTCTACTTGTTCCTTTACCAACAAATAATTTTGATTTTATACTAATTTCGCAATGAATAGTAAATAATTGATTATGTGCTTCACCACATACTTTTACTATAAAATATGTAGGTAATGATAAATGTTTAGATTGTAAATATTCTTGTAATCGTGTTTTTGGATCTTTTTGTGTATCTCCAGGACTGATTTTTTCTAAACGTTTTTCATACCATTTTAGTATTAGTTCTTCGACTGTTTTAATATTGCTATCTAAATAAATACTTCCTATTAATGCTTCTACAGTATTTGCTAAAATAGATTCTCTACGAAACCCCCCGCTTTTTAATTCTCCTTGACCTAATTGTAAATATTCTCCTAAATCAAATTCATATGCTATTTCTGCCAAAGTGTTACCTCTAACTAAAGTAGCCCTCATACGACTCATATCACCTTCATCGATAGATGGAAAATGTTGGTATAAAGCATTCGCAATTACAAAGCTTAATATAGAATCTCCTAAAAACTCAAGTCTTTCATTATGATTACTACTTGCACTGCGATGTGTCAGTGCCTGTCTTAATAAATCTTTATGAGTAAAAGTATATCCTAATACTTCCTGTATTTTATTTGTTACGATGTGGTTCATGTTATACCAATTTTAATGATATTTTAATTAATTTTTATATATAATAGAAAATAGTAAAATTTAATAGAATTAAAAAATATTTTTGAATTTATTAAATAAATATTATGTAATTTATTTTTAATGTATTTTATTTCCAATTCTATTAATACGTACACCTGTCGGCCATTCATTTTCTTTTTTTTCAAAACTCATCCATATTATCTTGGC
This window contains:
- the rnc gene encoding ribonuclease III; translated protein: MNHIVTNKIQEVLGYTFTHKDLLRQALTHRSASSNHNERLEFLGDSILSFVIANALYQHFPSIDEGDMSRMRATLVRGNTLAEIAYEFDLGEYLQLGQGELKSGGFRRESILANTVEALIGSIYLDSNIKTVEELILKWYEKRLEKISPGDTQKDPKTRLQEYLQSKHLSLPTYFIVKVCGEAHNQLFTIHCEISIKSKLFVGKGTSRRKAEQDAAKKALIQLGVE
- the smpB gene encoding SsrA-binding protein SmpB — translated: MLNKKKHNLKSSTICVNKKAHYNYFIEEVFQSGLVLKGWEIKSIRLGKINISESYISNYSHEMYLCNAIIEPLNTISNHFPCDPVRKRKLLLHKNEMNYLSIKKNKIGYTLIALSLLWKKSWCKLSFGLAKGKNKIDKRNADKQNTWKKEKLKILKKTKIIC
- the acpS gene encoding holo-ACP synthase, which gives rise to MSIIGIGTDIIEIKRIKKIVSKFENKFAKRILSYKEWKKYIISRNKINFIAKKFAAKEAVSKALGTGINHGITFNQIELYNDFLGKPKIRFLDNSLNKINEINCKSVHVSISDQKSYAYAIVILEN
- the era gene encoding GTPase Era yields the protein MNKKEKFCGYITIVGRQNVGKSTFINKIIGKNISIISKKKNTTQTNIIGIKTINSYQFIYIDTPGVYDNNIKNLKVIKNTNLILFIIDRNIWKKEDEMIFNKIKKINIPIVYIINKIDKLLHKSDILSYINILSKKTDSTEIIPISIKKTKNIVYLEKIIKKYLPKNYHIFPKNYITTNSFEFSISEVIRKQLIIFLRDELPSLLRVKIESIKYEFKKLHIHAIIYVNNANQKKIVIGHQGNMIKKISMLSRQNIEKQNNKKVYLLIWVTEKIKN
- the tadA gene encoding tRNA adenosine(34) deaminase TadA, whose protein sequence is MLKNFMKSDQDEYWMKVALKYAYHAEKNGEIPIGAVLVLKEKIIGIGWNSSIIKNDPTAHAEIIALRQAGKNINNYRLNKTTLYVTLQPCLMCCGAIIHSRIERLVFGASYKKDKKNLFKNILLELQDKCKLKVQKNIMQYQCSQILINFFKSKRKSFIITN
- a CDS encoding nucleotide exchange factor GrpE, yielding MNEIKIKDATNKKEIDNKNDNSIVFFKNKLEISKKKIEEMILKQNDEIFKIKNRLNSEVQKHQNFSLEKIITEFLSIIDNIERAVNLIKQKKENKYIEILKNIEHVMFLINNMFTEFNVSKINDIKIPFNPDVHQAISVQYTDKMKSNQVIEVMQSGYIICNSRLLRPAMVVVSKN
- a CDS encoding RnfH family protein, which produces MNMIQVTVVYALPDVQYIKKIYMKSNSTVKDAIFASNLIKIVKNIKFYKNNVGIYNKIVHLNKKIKNGDRIEIYRNLIIDPKERRRKKYNALKK